Within the Coriobacteriia bacterium genome, the region CGAAGTCGGACGGCGCGGCGACCGTCACGGTCTTGTCGGCTTTGGACAGCTCGATGGACGCATGGGCGTCTTTGAGGTCGTAGCGCTGCGAGAGCTCCTTGACCGTCTGCTGATAGGCGTTGTCGACTTCCTGCATGTCGACGGACGAGACAACGTCAAAGCTCGAGTCCTTTGCCATGGCTGCTCCTTTCGAGTGCGCGCGGAGGCGCGGCGGTTGGTGGTGTCGTTACGCGACGGGCGTGCCGTCGTCGTAGTAGTAGTTCGGGTCGCCGTTCTGGTCGAGGTAGTAAGCGCCGCCCCACTCGTCATGGAGAATTTCGATGCCGTCCATGCCGGCGTACGTCCCGGCGGGCTGATCAGCCCCGTCGTCAGCGGGCACGTCGCCGCCCTCGTCTGTCGCCCCGTCCGTCGCTGTGGCGTCTGCACCGTCAGCCGCTCCAGCGTCAGCTGCGGGCGCGTCTGCCGGGGGTTGCTGGGCGGGATCGACGGTGGCCGTGAGTGTGTACGTGCCGTTTGAGGCCGTGGCCTGCACGGGGACGCCGTTGACGCTCAGGGCGACAAGCTCGGGGTTGGACAGCGTGACCGTAGCCGAGCGCGTGATCGTAAACGAGCTCGTCGTGCCGGGTGCGGACTGCGCGGCGTAGACACTCGCGCCGTCGACGTTGACTTCGATCCAGGGCGACGTCGCGGCATCAAGCGACACGAAGAAGTTGATGACAGAGTTGGCTGGCAGCATCGACAGGTTGAGGCCCGTGTCGAGCGGAACGTTCGACGTCGTCGAGCCTGCTGTACCTGTGGTCGTGCCCGTCGTAGTGGCGTCGGAGGCGGGTGTAGACGTGCCGGTCGTGTCGGAGCTGGCCGAGCCGCCGACAGGCGTCACGGGTATCGTCCCGTTACCTGTCGCCTGGCGCGTCGCGCACGACGTGACAGCGAAGATGACGAGTACGAGCAGAAGCGCGGCCACGATGCCAGCCACGATGAGGCCGAGCTGGCGATTCTCGCGGAAGTAGCCGGCGACGCCGTTCACAACTCCCATGACGCTTTCCATGATGGGAGGGCGGGGCTCCGTCTTCTGCGATGCCGGGATAGAGCGCGCTCCTGTGTGGTGTGCCGTGCCGCGGCCGCCGCCCGAGCCCCCCTCGTAGCCGTCGTCAAGCGTGACGACCTCGGTCTGGCGGGCGGGCTGAGCAGAGGAACGAGAGCGCGTGCTTGCATGGCCCCCTTCTGAGGGGAAGCGAGTGGGCTCGTCGTACTGGCGCTCTTCGGAGCTGCGGTGACGGGTGGTTTCTGAGGCGCGACCGGAACGCTCGTCCGCGTATGCGCTGCTGCGAGAGGAAGAGCGGCGCGAAGACGCCGGCGAATACAGGTCGCTGCGCGTGCCGTACGTCGAGGAGGCGTGCGACGACGATCGTGAAGAGGGCCGCTCCGACGTGTCAGCCTCAGCCTGCTCGTCATCGCCGTCGTGCCCGTAGCTATAGCTGTAGCGGTGCGTCAGCTTGCGCCCGCTGCCGCCGCGCGTGCCGCTGTTCTGCTCGCCGCGCGCCGCCTGGCTCGCCTCGCGCTGATGGCGGCGCAGCTGCGCCTCGTAGACGGGCAGGACGTCCTCGGGGTCGAGGTCGAGGTATCGCGCGTAGGAGGCGAGCGTCGCCTGCGCGTAGCCCTTCGGAGGCATGGCGTCGAAGTCGGAGCGTTCGAACGCTTCGATCATACGCGGCTGAAGCTTCGTGTCGTCGGCGACGCGCTTGACCGACAGTCCGAGCTGCGAGCGGCGCTCTGAGAGGATCTCTCCTATCATGCGCTGGTCCGCCATCAGTACTCCTCCTCAAACGAGTGCGTGCCTCTGATTGTGGCGAGCTCGTCCATGTCGCGGACGAGCACGTCGCGGGGCTTCGAGCCGCGGGCCGGGCCCACGACGCCCATCTCCTCCAGCATGTCCATGACGCGGCCGGCGCGGGCGTAGCCCAGCTTGAGGCGCCGCTGGATCATGGAGGTCGAGCCGAGCTGATTCTCGACGACGAGCTGCGCGGCTTGCCACGCGAGCGGGTCGTCGTCGTTGAGATCCGTCTCGCCGGAGGGGCTCGCGGAGCTGTCCGCGCCGGGCAGGTCCATCGTCATCTGGCCGTTCACGGCGCCCAAAGGTGCCATCCCCGTATCGTAGTCCGGGGCCGCCTGTGCCTTCAAGTGCTCAACGACGGCGGAGATCTCCCCGTCTGTGAGATAGCAGCCCTGGATGCGTCGGGGCTTGTCACCCCAAGCCGTCTGCAGGAACAGCATGTCGCCGTGGCCGAGCAGCTTCTCGGCACCCCTCTGGTCGATAGCGATCTGCGAGTCGGTGCCCTTGGAGACCTTGAGGCCGGCGCGGCAGGCGACGTTGGCGCGGATGAGGCCCGTGACGACGTCGGCGCGCGGCGACTGGGTGGCCAGCACCAGGTGGACACCGGCGGCGCGGCCCAGCTGCGCGATGCGCACGATGGAGGCCTCGACGTCCTTCTTGGCGACCATCATCAGGTCGGCGAGCTCGTCGACGATCATGACGACGCTGGGCAGGTGACGCAGCGGGAACTCCTGATCGGCCAGAGCCCCGCGGTCCACGAGCGCGTTGTAGCCCTTGAGGTCGCGCACGCCCAGGTTGGAGAACACCCGGTAGCGTCTGTCCATCTCCGTGACGCCCCACTGCAGTGCGGCCGCCGCCTGGCGCATGTCGGTGACGACGGGCATGATGAGGTGCGGGATGCCGTCGTAGTCCTTGAACTCGACCTGCTTGGGGTCGACCATGATGAGGCGCACGTCGTCGGGCGTGGCCCTCATGAGCATGGACATGACGATCGAGTTGACCATGACGGACTTGCCCGAGCCCGTCGTGCCGGCGACGAGCAGGTGGGGCAGCTTGGCCAAGTCGACGTGGACGGGTTTTCCGTTGGCGTCCAGGCCCACGGCGAAGTCGAGCGGGCCGCCATCGACGTAGGGCAGCACGTCGCCGAAGCACACGGCCTGACGCTCCCTGTTGGGCACCTCGATGCCGACGTAGCTCGTACCGGGCACCGGGGCGTAGATGCGCACCGACTCGGTGGCCAGAGCGCGGGCGATGTCGTCCTCGAGGCTCGTGAACTTGTTGACGCGCACACCCTCGCCGGGGCTGACCTCGTACGTCGTGCACGTGGGGCCGTAGATCCAGTCGACGACGTCGGCCTTGACGCGGAACTCGTTGAGCGTCTGCTGCAGGACGGTGCCCGTGCGCGCGATGTCGGCCTCCTGCTCCTTCGTGCGACGCAGACCGTGGGGGTTGCGCTTGAGCACAGCGGGGTCGGGCAGCTCGAACGGACGCGCGGGACGGGCAGCGTCGGGGTTGGGGGCAACGCGCACCCCGCCCGCCTTGGCGTCGGGGACGGGGGCATCCTCCCAGGGAAGGCCCTCTTCGGGCGCGTCTGACGTGCTGCGCTGGGGTGCGCGTGCCTGCTCTATCGCGGCGTTCTTCGCGAGTGTCTCCGTCGTGAGCGCAGTGACGCGCGAGGCGGCGCGGGCTGCACGGCCGGGGCGAACGTCGGGAGCTGCAGGCGCGGCGGGCTCGGCGGGGCTTGCGTCTTGCGCGGGCTCGCTCTTTTCGAAGTCGCTCTCGTCGAGGCCGAAGTCCGCGAGCGTGCGCGGGGCTCCGGCTATGACGCCGGGAACGGGAACGGGCCCGTCGGCAAGCTCGCGCTCGCGATCCTCGCCGGCGAGCAGGCCGTCGACGTCGTCCTCGGGGTCGTCGTCCCACCACGTTGCGTCGAGGGCTGGTACGGGGTCGGGGGACTCGGGCGCGCTCGCGTTGTTGAGGTAGTCGTAGGTCTCGCGGACGTCGTCGCTCTGGAGGAACGTCGTGTTGGCGCTCTCGGGAGCTGCGGCGTCAACCTGGTCGGAGAAGGCGCTGCTTTGAGGCGCGCCCCCGGCGAGCATCGTCGTGCGGACGTCGGTTGCCGGCGAGGCGAGCGAGGTCTCTGCGGGTGTTGCGCTGTTTGCGT harbors:
- a CDS encoding DUF4115 domain-containing protein, coding for MADQRMIGEILSERRSQLGLSVKRVADDTKLQPRMIEAFERSDFDAMPPKGYAQATLASYARYLDLDPEDVLPVYEAQLRRHQREASQAARGEQNSGTRGGSGRKLTHRYSYSYGHDGDDEQAEADTSERPSSRSSSHASSTYGTRSDLYSPASSRRSSSRSSAYADERSGRASETTRHRSSEERQYDEPTRFPSEGGHASTRSRSSAQPARQTEVVTLDDGYEGGSGGGRGTAHHTGARSIPASQKTEPRPPIMESVMGVVNGVAGYFRENRQLGLIVAGIVAALLLVLVIFAVTSCATRQATGNGTIPVTPVGGSASSDTTGTSTPASDATTTGTTTGTAGSTTSNVPLDTGLNLSMLPANSVINFFVSLDAATSPWIEVNVDGASVYAAQSAPGTTSSFTITRSATVTLSNPELVALSVNGVPVQATASNGTYTLTATVDPAQQPPADAPAADAGAADGADATATDGATDEGGDVPADDGADQPAGTYAGMDGIEILHDEWGGAYYLDQNGDPNYYYDDGTPVA
- a CDS encoding DNA translocase FtsK 4TM domain-containing protein gives rise to the protein MAPVAPRPGLLDMQTHHDIAGVIVGIVGVALLIAVLTPTTGLLTAAVSNALHALLGVGAVIVPIALVLWGIAFFVQTDRIMPGRAAVGLGLVALAIISLLGITTPGAVENPSVLFNAYVLADRGGYVGNGLAWALLEMTGKPIGIVVLVGLILAGIIVIGFSVTQAIDDLVLHVRERRAWSRLQAQERAAQRVRDQQQAWFGRAGAQVPADYAPTALFDPNRPLSSGVEQEADAATSVIRPAATSRSRAARSFGCGDAPLGESAPMADANSATPAETSLASPATDVRTTMLAGGAPQSSAFSDQVDAAAPESANTTFLQSDDVRETYDYLNNASAPESPDPVPALDATWWDDDPEDDVDGLLAGEDRERELADGPVPVPGVIAGAPRTLADFGLDESDFEKSEPAQDASPAEPAAPAAPDVRPGRAARAASRVTALTTETLAKNAAIEQARAPQRSTSDAPEEGLPWEDAPVPDAKAGGVRVAPNPDAARPARPFELPDPAVLKRNPHGLRRTKEQEADIARTGTVLQQTLNEFRVKADVVDWIYGPTCTTYEVSPGEGVRVNKFTSLEDDIARALATESVRIYAPVPGTSYVGIEVPNRERQAVCFGDVLPYVDGGPLDFAVGLDANGKPVHVDLAKLPHLLVAGTTGSGKSVMVNSIVMSMLMRATPDDVRLIMVDPKQVEFKDYDGIPHLIMPVVTDMRQAAAALQWGVTEMDRRYRVFSNLGVRDLKGYNALVDRGALADQEFPLRHLPSVVMIVDELADLMMVAKKDVEASIVRIAQLGRAAGVHLVLATQSPRADVVTGLIRANVACRAGLKVSKGTDSQIAIDQRGAEKLLGHGDMLFLQTAWGDKPRRIQGCYLTDGEISAVVEHLKAQAAPDYDTGMAPLGAVNGQMTMDLPGADSSASPSGETDLNDDDPLAWQAAQLVVENQLGSTSMIQRRLKLGYARAGRVMDMLEEMGVVGPARGSKPRDVLVRDMDELATIRGTHSFEEEY